Within the bacterium genome, the region TGAAGAGTCGGTGAAAATATTTGAACGGGCGCAATTTCTGGCTAAGTGGTGCATGAATATATTAGAAAAAATCGAGGGAAAGCTAAAACTTCTCGTGCCGACTGAGGAAGGCTTCGAGCTTGAAGACTTCGAAGAACAGTAAAAAAACACTTTGACTAAAACATAACATAAAATTAACTTGTATAATATTAAAAAAGGAAGGGGACAATGAATGTTGATGGATTAAGGAGTGAATTTGAGAAAAAGTGGGATATAACCAAAAAATTTGCTGGAGACTACCAGTGCGAAGTCATTTACTACATGGTTAACTCAGCTCTAACGCGGTTCGCCAACAACATAATCCATCAAAATGTGGCGGTCCAAAACGGCTCGCTCTCGATAAGGCTAATAAAAGGCAAAAAAAGTGGAAAGGTGGATATACCTATCTATTCCTCCCCTCAGATGATCGAGGAAGCCGTAGAAGCAGCCAAAGAAATAACCGATAAAAACGCTGATGATGAGGAATTGTTGCCTCTTTTGGGGCCGCAGGAATATAGGGAACTATCACGATTCTGCGATAAAACCGCTGAACTTGACCCAGAAAAGAGAGCACAGTTAGTCGAAAAAGCTGCTAAAAAATGTGCTGAAAACAACCTTTCTGCAGCAGGCATCGCGAGAAACGGATGGTCATTATTGGGGATAGCTAACACCAACGGACTATTTGCCTTTTCAGCCAACACAAGCTTCACATTTAGCATAACCGTCTCCGACACCACCGGCACTGGCTGGGCCGAGGGAATGGGCTGGAGCATTGACCATGTGGATGTCGACTCGGAAATAAAGGAAGCAGTGGAAATAGCTCTAAGAAACCAGAACCCAAAAGACCTCGAGCCGGGAAAATACACGGTAATATTAACCCCTGCGGCAGTAGCTGACATTTTATCGTTCCTGTCGCTTTACGGCTTTAACGCTCGCATGCACTTCGAGGGAAGAAGCTTCCTTAAAGGCAAACTCGGCGAAAAAGTATTCAGTGAGCTTATAACGATAATTGACGATGTTTACGATGAACGGTGGTCAGGTTTACCGTTCGATTTTGAGGGCGTTCCCCGAAAAAGCGTGGTTTTAGTCGAA harbors:
- a CDS encoding TldD/PmbA family protein, which produces MNVDGLRSEFEKKWDITKKFAGDYQCEVIYYMVNSALTRFANNIIHQNVAVQNGSLSIRLIKGKKSGKVDIPIYSSPQMIEEAVEAAKEITDKNADDEELLPLLGPQEYRELSRFCDKTAELDPEKRAQLVEKAAKKCAENNLSAAGIARNGWSLLGIANTNGLFAFSANTSFTFSITVSDTTGTGWAEGMGWSIDHVDVDSEIKEAVEIALRNQNPKDLEPGKYTVILTPAAVADILSFLSLYGFNARMHFEGRSFLKGKLGEKVFSELITIIDDVYDERWSGLPFDFEGVPRKSVVLVENGVLKGLVYDRLTAKKMNAEPTGHGLPQPNRWGAIPLNIIVKPGENDFASLIKSVKHGLLVTHFHYTNVSELTKLTITGMTRDGLFVVENGEIAYPVKNMRFTQSIAEALNNVVAVAKEQKMVEGFFFGGAITPGMIIDGFNFSSKTEFGG